The Nocardia arthritidis genome has a window encoding:
- a CDS encoding iron-sulfur cluster biosynthesis family protein, giving the protein MPPSTMTADQRELESVGYRLTVTRAEGTRQMLMLTPNAVEAVRTITSAQDASENAGLRISTEDGAETLQLAIVDKPRDDDEVLTAEGSRIYLDRQAAAFLDDKILDTGLDPDGQGAFILGQQDRKTD; this is encoded by the coding sequence GTGCCGCCGAGCACGATGACGGCCGACCAGCGGGAACTGGAGTCCGTCGGCTACCGGCTGACTGTCACGAGAGCGGAAGGAACCAGACAGATGTTGATGCTCACCCCGAATGCCGTCGAGGCGGTTCGCACCATCACCTCGGCGCAGGACGCATCGGAGAACGCCGGACTGCGCATTTCGACGGAGGACGGCGCCGAGACACTGCAACTCGCCATCGTCGACAAACCGCGCGACGACGACGAGGTGCTGACCGCCGAGGGTTCGCGGATCTACCTGGATCGGCAGGCGGCCGCATTCCTGGACGACAAGATCCTGGACACCGGCCTCGACCCGGACGGCCAGGGCGCCTTCATCCTCGGTCAACAGGATCGCAAGACCGACTGA
- a CDS encoding DUF6545 domain-containing protein: MAVVVADAFVLGRPGVTSSAPEPIAWLIIGFTATVTVLRLTWLHGRFHSGERQLTYAQLCAVLADLLRERPVQTALADAGLLDIGFTRQLGTVFIVAAFAPLMVLAQSWSRRWSDQTGERYRRMRLTVWCAAVVSMVLMLLAGARARAIGQYIDRTEDWRTVAYYALFTAWIGGVGWLAIAVGVRELRAGRLRPAHVLTYGLILIVGGCSVEEAASVFAGAVCAATGTGRAFVEFRLRADEMTFVYMDGLGSLALGARVGTEIARVFGVDSASRTVRWLTPMWRDLVAVCVEIPPSPADPGTDVRRRLHRMTVEIRDSLLVLGRFAAPAPRELPADLAAAVQIALALRRKASGVTPGPYLRLYQSAAGRDIVDETRALRRIARHWKQARGHLDRAHARTE; encoded by the coding sequence GTGGCGGTCGTCGTGGCCGATGCGTTCGTTCTGGGGCGACCAGGGGTGACCTCGTCGGCGCCGGAGCCCATCGCCTGGCTGATCATCGGATTCACCGCGACCGTAACCGTGCTGCGGCTCACCTGGTTGCACGGCCGGTTCCATTCCGGCGAGCGCCAATTGACCTACGCCCAGTTGTGCGCGGTGCTCGCCGACCTGTTGCGGGAGAGGCCGGTACAGACCGCGCTCGCCGATGCCGGGCTGCTCGACATCGGGTTCACCAGGCAACTGGGCACCGTATTCATCGTCGCGGCATTCGCGCCGCTGATGGTTCTCGCGCAATCGTGGTCGCGGCGCTGGTCGGATCAGACGGGCGAGCGCTACCGGCGCATGCGGCTGACAGTGTGGTGCGCGGCGGTCGTATCGATGGTGCTGATGCTGTTGGCCGGTGCGCGTGCCCGCGCCATCGGGCAGTACATCGATCGCACCGAGGACTGGCGGACCGTCGCCTACTATGCCCTGTTCACGGCCTGGATCGGCGGTGTCGGTTGGCTGGCGATCGCGGTCGGCGTCCGGGAACTGCGCGCTGGGCGGCTGCGACCCGCACACGTGCTGACCTACGGTTTGATCCTGATAGTCGGCGGATGCTCGGTAGAGGAGGCGGCCTCGGTTTTCGCGGGCGCGGTGTGCGCGGCGACGGGCACCGGGCGCGCCTTCGTCGAATTCCGGCTGCGGGCCGACGAGATGACCTTCGTCTATATGGATGGTTTGGGTTCGCTGGCACTCGGCGCCCGGGTCGGCACCGAGATCGCGCGGGTGTTCGGCGTCGATTCGGCATCCCGAACGGTGCGGTGGTTGACGCCGATGTGGCGCGACCTGGTCGCGGTATGTGTCGAGATACCGCCGTCGCCAGCCGATCCCGGGACGGACGTGCGGCGGCGCCTGCACCGGATGACGGTGGAAATCCGCGATTCGCTACTCGTGCTCGGTCGCTTCGCCGCACCAGCGCCACGGGAGCTGCCCGCCGATCTCGCCGCGGCGGTGCAGATCGCACTTGCCTTGCGGCGCAAGGCAAGTGGTGTCACCCCTGGCCCATACCTGCGGCTGTATCAGTCGGCGGCCGGTCGCGACATCGTCGACGAAACCCGTGCGCTCCGGCGCATCGCCCGACACTGGAAGCAGGCGCGCGGCCACCTCGATCGTGCGCATGCGCGGACGGAGTAA